The Oncorhynchus kisutch isolate 150728-3 unplaced genomic scaffold, Okis_V2 Okis02a-Okis13b_hom, whole genome shotgun sequence genome includes the window tcaccctctGCCCTGTGCTCTCTTCTGGACACAGTGAAGTTCTTAAACATGGCTGTTGGAGCCGACCATGTGAGGGTGAAGCCGTATGTGGTGATGTTCTGAACCTTCACAGAGCCAAGTCCACGGCCCACTCCTGTTCCTGCTTTCCTGGTGCTGTTTTTGGAAGACTGGATAGTTGTTGTCTTGTTGCTGAAGACTTTGACTTCAGAGGTGGTCTCCACAGTGGTCATGTTCACAACATACTGACTCTTCCGTGGGACTGGCTTCCCTTTGCCTGACCCTATCTTCACAGTAGTTTTAGATGTGCCTGAGGAGATGTCTGCCTCTGTCTTAATGTCCTTTGTAAGGGTGATCTTGCCCGTCCCAGCCTTAGTGATATCAAAAGCCAATGACACCTTTGTAACGTTCATAGTCCCGTGAACTAATTTCACCTTTTTGACTGTTTTCTTTCCAGATGTTAGAGTCACATTCTTCTCAGCCAACGTCGACTGCTCCAGAGTCTCTTTTCCTGACCGGGTTTTGTTCACAAACGTCTTCACAGTGCTTTGGGTGACATTGGCTTGAGGCTGGTCTTGGAGGTTGCCAGCTTCAGCATTGGCTTTACCTCCAGATTCCTCCTTCACTGTTACTTTCAACTTCAGGTCAGGTTTAGACTGCTTCTTTATAACTGTCGTTTTGCCTTTGCTCTCTTGCTTTCTTCCTCCATGGTGTTTCAACAGAACCTGTCCGATGGTTGGTCGGCCCAGTCCAGTCTTGGTAGCATTGGAATGGGTGGTTTTGGTTTTAGTGACAGTAACCCCTTGTTTGGCTTGTGTCTTGGTGAGCCCTGCTTTTACACTTGTGGTCCCTTTTGTTTTGCTTTTGATGTCACCATCCTCTTTGGCGGCTGTAGGTTTCTTTTGCTCTGTTTTGTTCTGGAAGAGGATTTGGTCTGCCTTGGTCTTCTTCCCCTGCAGACTCTCTGTGATAGCACTGCTCTCAGGTGATACCTTCAACGCCACCGTCTCCACCGTTATCTGGATTTTGTCTTTGGTACCTTCTggagatgagagaaaaaaatatgtgTTCCAATAAACACACAAGCATACAACTTAGAATGAAGGAATGTATATTAGGCATGCATTCTAAGTGGTGTGCTTGTGTGTGGCGACTGGAAGTTAACCTTAGATTATGAGTTGCTAGTATGTCTCTAACTGAATTGCAATAAAGAAAATCAGATCAAAGAAGACAAGTCAGATCAAATGAAGAAGGCACAGTAACTGACTTTTACTGCAGTCAGCTCCAGCTGTACATTTACTGCAGTCTAGACCAAGGAACCCTGGGAGGCAGACACACTTTCCCTTCTCACATTTCCCATTCGCACTGCAGTCATTGGGACATGGGCCTTTGGAGCAGGAAGCACCTGGTAGGAAGGGGAAGAGAGTATACAATATGAGACCAGACAGAGCAAACATCAAAAGATGAAATGTTAATGTTGGTTACAAGAAAGACTCTGGATTGAATTCAAACTAGCCTCATGGATAATCTCCATATCAGAATGAAGTTATTATATGAAAGAGGTTTGCGACTAGGAGGTTACAGTTATGTGTAACTAAATAAGACCAGTCGTACATTTACTCTTCATGAGGGACATCTCTTTCTCCAGCCTGCCAACACGTCCTTTCAGTGCTGCCATCTCAGCCACACATCCCCCGGTGCAGGAGGTAGGAACCAGACTGATGcggtgggtcagggttagaggaaAGCCaggcttcagcttcagctcatgGGTCTGGGTCTGCTCCTTTGTGCGGTTGCTAGCGTCGCTCTGGGTGTCCTTACTGATGCAGCCAGAGTCAGAAGTGATGAGCACCTTGATGGGGATGGGATGCGGCAGTGTGATGGAGGGTTTGTCTTTGGTTGTGGTCTTTGGACCACTGGCTGTGAGAGGCTTGAGGGGAGTTGAAGGGGCTGGAAGAATCTGATTGGCTTCGGTTGGGCTTAAGGCTTTCAGAGTGGGCTTAGGGGTCTCTTTGGTGAGTTTGACGAGCGTGGCTGTTGGAGGTTTGAGGGGGGTTGAGGGGGCTGGATGTGTCTGATTGGTTGCAGCTAGGCTTAGGGCTTTCACAGTGGGCTTAGGGGTCTCTTTGGTGAGTTTGACGAGCATGGCTGTTGGAGGTTTGAGGGGGGTTGAGAGGGCTGGATGTGTCTGATTGGCTGCAGCTGGGCTTAGGGCTTTCACAGTGGGCTTAGGGGTCTCTTTGGTGAGTTTGATGAACATGGCTGTTGGAGGCTTGAGGGGGGTCGAGGGGACTGGATGTGTCTGATTCGCTGCAGCTGGGCTTAGGGTTTTCGGAGTGAGCTTATGGGTCTCTTTGGTGAGTTTGATAAACGTGGCTGTTGGAGGTTTGAGGGGGGTTGAGGGGGCTGGATGAATCTGATTGGCTATAGTTGGGCTTAGGGCTTTCGGAGTGGGCTTAGCAGTCTCTTTGGTGAGTTTGACGAGCGTGGCTGTTGGAGGTTTGAGGGGGCTTGAGGGGGCTGGATGTGTCTGATTGGCTGCAGTTGGGTTTAGGGCTTTCGGAGTGGGCTTAGCGGTCTCTTTGGTGAGTTTGACGAGCGTGGCTGTTGGAGGTTTGAGGGGGCTTGAGGGGGCTGGATGTGTCTGATTGGCTGCAGTTGGGTTTAGGGCTTTCAGAGTGGGCTTAGGGGTCTCTTTGTTGAGTTTCACGAGCGTGGCTGTTGGAGGTTTGAGGGGGCTTGAGGGGGCTGGATGTGTCTGATTGGATGCAGTTGGGTTTAGGGCTTTCAGAGTGGGCTTAGGGGTCTCTTTGGGGAGTTTGACGAGCGTGGCTGTTGGAGGTTTGGGGGGGGTTGAGGGGGCTGGATGTGTCTGATTGGATGCAGTTGGGCTTATGGCTTTCAGAGTGGGCTTAGGGGTCTCTTTGGTGAGTTTGACGAGCGTGGCTGTTGGAGGTTTGAGGGGGCTTGAGGGGGCTGGATGTGTCTGATTGGCTGCAGTTGGGTTTAGGGCTTTCAGAGTGGGTTTAGGGGTCTCTTTGGTGAGTTTGACGAGCGTGGCAGTTGGAGGTTTGAGGGGGGTTGAGGGGGCTGGATGTGTCTGATTGGATGCAGTTGGGTTTAGGGCTTTCAGAGTGGGTTTAGGGGTCTCTTTGGTGACTTTCACGAGCGTGGCTGCGGTTTTTGGTTTTGCGAGGGAGAGGGTGAGTAGGACGTAGGGTTTCGGTTCACTTCCTGTTCCTGTGGCGTTTCTTTTCTCATTGGTTACTGGAGTTTGAAGGGAGGGGAACGGGGTTAGCAGGAAGAGGAGGGCTAGAGAAAACAACATTTTGAGGCAGAATAGTTTTTGGATGGTCCGAATTCCAACAGTTCTATAAACTCCTTCCCCAGTGTCTCAGTGGAGAGGAGGCTAGACAATCCACCAGAGTTATCCTACAaatgaaaaagaaaaaaacaagTCAGCCAAGACGAGTATACTCAGATTACAGTTTATTAACATATGCAAAGCCATTCTGGAACCAAGTCATAAAGTTAGGTTTGTGCTGTGGCCATTGGCTGTAGAGGTATGTAGTGACTACGAGCCAGAGGCTCAGAGCACAACAGATAAGCACTGTGTTCACTACTAGTAGTATATTCTGCGGTGCTGCTGTACATTTTCACTGGacgtttcctctctccttctccaaacACATACACTGAACCCTTTCCTCACTTTGCTCCTAAACTATTCGTTTTTTTGCTCCCTCACCAGGTGAAGAAAGGGGCTATTATACCGTACAAACCCAACTACTTGTAGTAGCTCTCTCCAGAAGTCCTCCTTGAGGTCAAACCCCCACATCCAAACTGACAAAGATTATTTGGAATGCTTTCAATGAGAACATTATGcttatcacaggaggttggtggcaccttaattagggaggatAGGCGGGTGGTaaaggctggagcggaatcagtggcaCATCTTTTTTTGTTATTAACCCATTTTgaggaaaaatatatatgtatacattttacatacacatttgacatacatggtacttttatataaagcagtcacataacaataatacattaccaaacatcagttctttaatcccacccctctgccactctcagcacatcccacctatcaccatagacctcagttctttaatcccacccctctgccactctcagcccatcccacctatcaccatagacctcagttctttaatcccacccctctgccactctcagcccatcccacctatcaccatagacctcagctctttaatcccacccctcagccactctcagcccatcccacctatcaccatagacctcagctctttaatcccacccctctgccactctcagcccatcccacctatcaccatagacctcagttctttaatcccacccctcagccactctcagcccatcccacctatcaccatagacctcagctctttaatcccacccctctgccactctcagcccatcccacctatcaccatagacctcagttctttaatcccacccctcagccactctcagcccatctcacctatcaccatagacctcagctctttaatcccacccctctgccactctcagcccatcccacctatcaccatcgacctcagctctttaatcccacccctcagccactctcagcccatcccacctatcaccatagacctcagctctttaatcccacccctctgcctctctcagcccatcccacctatcaccatcaacctcagctctttaatcccacccctctgcccctctcagcccatcccacctatcaccatagacctcagctctttaatcccacctctctgccactctcagcccatcccacctatcaccatcgacctcagctctttaatcccataTAAActcgtccctttttcaggaccctgtctttcaaagataattcgtagaaatccaaataacttcacagatcttcattgtaaagggtttaaacactgtttcccatccttgttcaatgaaccataaacaattatgaacatgcacctgtggaatggtcattaagacactaacagctaggtaggcaattaaggtcacagttacgaaaacttaggacactacagaggcctttctactaactctgaaaaacaccaaaagaaagatgctcagtgttcctgctcatctgcgtgaatgtgccttaggcattctgcaaggaggcatgaggactgcagatgtggccagggcaataaattgccatgtccgtactgtgagacacctaagacagcgctacagggagacaggacggacagctgatcttcctcacagtgacagaccacgtgtaacaacacctgtacaggatcggtacatccgaatatcacacctgcgggacaggtacaggatgccaACAACAACTgcacgagttacaccaggaacgcacaatccctcaatCAGTGCTGAGACTGTCCGcgataggctgagagaggctggactgagggttgtaggcctgttgtaaggcaggtcctcaccagacatcattagcaacaacgttgcctatgggcacaaacccaccgtcgcttgaccagacaggactggcaaaaagtgttgcggttttgtctcaccacggGTGATGGtaggattcacgtttatcgtcgaaggagtgagcgttacactgaggcctgtactctggagcgggatcgatttggaggtggagggtccgtcgtggtctggggcggtgtgtcacagcatcatcggactgagcttgttgtcgttgcaggcaatctcaacgctgtgcgttacagggaagacatcttcatccctcatgtgatacccttcctgcaggctaatcctgacatgaccctccagcatgacaatgccaccagccatactgctcgttctgtgcgtgatttcctgcaagacaggaatgtcag containing:
- the LOC109900141 gene encoding tenascin, which produces MLFSLALLFLLTPFPSLQTPVTNEKRNATGTGSEPKPYVLLTLSLAKPKTAATLVKVTKETPKPTLKALNPTASNQTHPAPSTPLKPPTATLVKLTKETPKPTLKALNPTAANQTHPAPSSPLKPPTATLVKLTKETPKPTLKAISPTASNQTHPAPSTPPKPPTATLVKLPKETPKPTLKALNPTASNQTHPAPSSPLKPPTATLVKLNKETPKPTLKALNPTAANQTHPAPSSPLKPPTATLVKLTKETAKPTPKALNPTAANQTHPAPSSPLKPPTATLVKLTKETAKPTPKALSPTIANQIHPAPSTPLKPPTATFIKLTKETHKLTPKTLSPAAANQTHPVPSTPLKPPTAMFIKLTKETPKPTVKALSPAAANQTHPALSTPLKPPTAMLVKLTKETPKPTVKALSLAATNQTHPAPSTPLKPPTATLVKLTKETPKPTLKALSPTEANQILPAPSTPLKPLTASGPKTTTKDKPSITLPHPIPIKVLITSDSGCISKDTQSDASNRTKEQTQTHELKLKPGFPLTLTHRISLVPTSCTGGCVAEMAALKGRVGRLEKEMSLMKSKCASCSKGPCPNDCSANGKCEKGKCVCLPGFLGLDCSKCTAGADCSKKGTKDKIQITVETVALKVSPESSAITESLQGKKTKADQILFQNKTEQKKPTAAKEDGDIKSKTKGTTSVKAGLTKTQAKQGVTVTKTKTTHSNATKTGLGRPTIGQVLLKHHGGRKQESKGKTTVIKKQSKPDLKLKVTVKEESGGKANAEAGNLQDQPQANVTQSTVKTFVNKTRSGKETLEQSTLAEKNVTLTSGKKTVKKVKLVHGTMNVTKVSLAFDITKAGTGKITLTKDIKTEADISSGTSKTTVKIGSGKGKPVPRKSQYVVNMTTVETTSEVKVFSNKTTTIQSSKNSTRKAGTGVGRGLGSVKVQNITTYGFTLTWSAPTAMFKNFTVSRREHRAEGEEEEEEEAEEGAALREEDRVAGVVNSTIEIRKQSPNGAVAFPTKAPGSSRGKAHTKRVSVVLPDSVRSVEFSNLRPQTRYSLHICGTTPGSRSKIHRVTTMTGPEPPTELVFSNVTEASLSVSWSKPKNKISGFKITYSHSVTGESGSVTVDSLQSQVSLSKLSSGATYEVSVMSTMGKRESDPLIAIMTTVPAPPTVLQATNVTDTKAVLQWTPAMGQVDRFIISYESAKTPNVTVTVMVSGNSVEQQLRGLQRDTVYTVKALSQKDSLQSTAITTTFTTASAVKAGEVGARSAVVSWKSPSVAFSRYRVTYQTAGEEVKEVILDSTVTEYKLTGLFSMSKYTVLVQGEREGQYTSIVTTEFITGKLRFPFPTECSQELLNGALQSGEVDLYPEGKEGKAVRVYCDMETEGGGWTVFQRRMNGKTDFFRTWSDYTNGFGNRSEEFWLGNELLHNLTSMGPVSLRVDLRSGNDTAYAHYSSFTIDSVDKHYAIEVSGYTGTAGDSMRYHNGRPFSTRDKEPHPLGIHCARAYMGGWWYKNCYKTNLNGLYGTNSNNQGVVWIDWKGKDSSIPFTEMKFRPAGISVTTHG